A window of Apium graveolens cultivar Ventura chromosome 8, ASM990537v1, whole genome shotgun sequence contains these coding sequences:
- the LOC141679444 gene encoding uncharacterized protein LOC141679444, producing the protein MRRFKRIYVCLGPVKKGFKAGCKPIIGLDGCHLNGPYGGQLLAAVGTYSNDEMYPIAWAIVEAENTESWNWFLELLATDVDIQNSGAWTFISDRQKIHEGIGLRTLLWMASRATTDYMFNKHMEELKKLSKKCYAWLMERPRSQWSRSAFLTTCLSDKEGQNAAICPNAMRKVSNGSCMVQWSGASKYLCTMTDGGHEIVVDLDSKSCACRKYDLTGLPCYHACACIKWKNLEMVDYIHKTYYKDMFLSTYTYTVMPINSEQYWGKTPFPTPLPPEIKVQPGRPKKKRNKRNDMSVTVKGNVCKLKRINTKGRCSHCDEEKHNARSCPANKLNKPPCGAQGSSKKKRVPQEANKPKKVPQSMVATPPTDKFTVKGKQTTSVKEIEASKNARKEEKLPIWKL; encoded by the exons ATGAGGAGGTTTAAAAGAATCTATGTGTGTCTAGGCCCTGTTAAGAAGGGTTTTAAAGCTGGATGTAAGCCAATAATAGGGCTTGATGGTTGTCATCTAAATGGACCATATGGAGGGCAATTATTAGCTGCTGTTGGGACATATTCCAATGATGAAATGTATCCCATTGCATGGGCAATAGTTGAGGCAGAAAATACTGAATCATGGAATTGGTTTTTAGAGCTCTTGGCAACTGATGTGGACATTCAAAAcagtggagcttggactttcatttcTGATAGACAAAAG ATACATGAAGGGATTGGCCTAAGAACTCTGTTATGGATGGCTTCTAGAGCTACAACAGATTATATGTTTAACAAACATATGGAGGAACTAAAAAAG TTATCCAAGAAGTGTTATGCATGGCTAATGGAGAGGCCTAGGTCACAGTGGTCAAGGTCTGCATTTTTGACAACATGTCTATCAG ACAAGGAGGGACAAAATGCTGCAATATGCCCAAATGCAATGAGAAAAGTTAGCAA TGGGAGCTGTATGGTTCAGTGGAGTGGAGCAAGTAAATATTTATGCACAATGACTGATGGTGGGCATGAGATAGTGGTAGACTTGGACTCTAAGTCTTGTGCATGTAGAAAATATGACCTAACTGGATTAccatgctatcatgcttgtgcatGCATAAAATGGAAAAATCTAGAAATGGTTGACTACATTCACAAGACCTATTATAAGGATATGTTCTTGAGCACATACACATACACAGTAATGCCAATAAATAGTGAACAATATTGGGGGAAGACCCCATTTCCTACACCATTGCCTCCAGAAATTAAAGTGCAACCAGGAAGACCCAAGAAAAAGAGGAACAAGAGGAATGATATGTCGGTGACTGTGAAAGGAAATGTTTGCAAGCTTAAAAGGATAAATACAAAAGGAAGGTGCAGTCATTGTGATGAAGAAAAACACAATGCCAGATCATGTCCAGCAAAT AAACTGAATAAGCCACCTTGTGGTGCTCAAGGATCCAGTAAGAAGAAAAGGGTCCCACAAGAGGCTAACAAACCAAAAAAAGTCCCACAATCAATGGTTGCAACTCCTCCCACAGAT AAATTTACTGTCAAGGGGAAGCAAACTACTAGTGTAAAAGAAATTGAAGCTTCTAAGAATGCAAGAAAGGAAGAGAAGCTACCAATATGGAAATTATAA